The genomic DNA CTTTCCTATCCTCAAGAGCACCAGAATAATGGCTGGGTAACCGCTCCACCAGGAGAGCTCCATCCTGGTTAGGACAGGAGTGGAGTCTGTAGAAACTGAAGATTCTGTGGAGGGAATGTGAAATGCCCCTGTCTCCAAAGTACAAACCATCATCTTCCCACTCTGGGGAGGTGTGCCCTGATTGCAgctgtgggatttttctgttcttaagAAATATTATGATGGTTTACTCAAAAATCCCCTGTCTGTGGGAGAACAACATATGCTCACACCAGAGGCTGATTTTCTTTAACAGCTGGATTTCAGCTGTTAAAATCCATAGTCCTGGATTTCAGGACCACGTCCAGAAATACCTTTCTGTTTTTATCCAGCATCCTTGGAATTCTGAGATACTTGGCAtgttgctgtgctgctgctgctggtgacagtTCCCAGGGGATGTGGTATCCTGAGGGATGTTTTGAGAAGCTTGAAGCAAGCCTCATTTGTGCTTTATGAAATACAAGCAATTTTTCTCCAAGCAGTTTCCGGAGTCAGCAAAATgcaaggttgttttttttttttttttttcgagAAAAAACTTCTAGGAGAACAAGAATCGAGTCCACCTCCTACCTGTGCACAGGACACTCTAATCCCCACCGTGTTTCTCAGAGCGTTGTCCAAGTGCCCTttgagctctgccagccttgGGGCTGCCGTgaggagctgttccagtgcctggcCGCACTGTGGGGAAGAACCTTCCCCGAAGATCCAGCTTAAAGCTCCCCgacacagctccagccgttCTCCATCTCGCCGGGTTTCCCCCGcctcacagccccagcccctcagggcAGTTTCCGCCATCGTCTCCCCTCAGGGCGGTTCCCGCTTCCCCCCGGCCCCTCAGGGCGGATTCCGCCATCGTCTCCCCTCAGGACGGTTCCCgcttccccccagcccctcagggcGGATTCCGCCATCGTCTCCCCTCACTGCAGTTCCCgcttccccccagcccctcagggcGGATTCCGCCATCGTCTCCCCTCAGGGCGGTCCCCGCCTCCATGTTCCGCGGGCACCGTGCCTGGTTCTCGCAGAGCGTCAGCCCGGGCCCGCGGGGGCTCTGGGGTGAGGGGCGCAGGCCATGGCCAAGTCCGGGGGTTCTCCGGGGCACCGAGCTGGCAGCAATCCACGGGGGGATTGGGAGGGCACAGCCCTGTTACCACGCAGGGAATgaggaggggacacacagccccatgGTTCCTCGGCGGCGCACAGCGGTGGGGACACCGCCCTGTCACCCTTTCGTGGGTCTGAGACCCACACAACAGGAGGGCAGAGCATGAGTTTGACAAGTCCATGGTGGGCCCACGCTGAGGGAAAGCCTTGAACAACCCTCAGGCGAGCAATGGGGGGGTCCCACAGCCGTGGGGAGCTATCACAGCTTCCACTCCAGGGCCCACGTCTGCGGCGCCACAAGCAGCTGTCCCCACGCAGGTCACCCCGAGGTGCCCACCCTCAtgtccctccctgtcccctgcagcagaCGGCGGCGGCACCATCGCGCACTGGCTGGATGCCGACTACCTCTTCAGCAGCGATGCCGCCCACCCCGACACCCGCAGGTGGGCAAAGCAGGCTTTCCTGTATTCAGGGGAGAGTATTTCGTGGATGCTGACATCCCGTAAAAATCAAGGGGGTGGTCTTAAAGTCACGGCATGGATCTGCGAGGGTCTTATTCCTATAGTCAGGAAAACTGACACCCACACTAAAGTGTAGATAGAATAGAGAAAAACCATCCGTGTGTTAACTGTAATATAAATGAAATGAATAGTGCTGGTTTCTTGCTGGCTGGGAATTatctgctgggaaagcagcatcTAAAATAGAGGTGATCCAATTCCCAAGGAAGAAACCTGATGCTAAAAAGCCGGTGTGAATTAATGCTAAGAGGAGGCACTGGGGTaaaaatggatggaaaaatgGCTAAAATgcttaatataaaaaataaaaagctatgGAACATTTGTACAAATATATGGAAAATCTTCAGGATCTTCCGCACTTCCTCATTATCAGTGAACATTtgtatttattcattatttagtCATGTAAACATATTTATGGGAAAGGAAGCCATGATGTTTCCTTTAGGCTTTGCTAGGCTGGACTAAGtagttgctttttaaaactctAGTGCTTAAAACTGGCTTCGAATTTTGGAATCTTTCAGCCACTTGCTCCAGCTAGGCAAGGGGAATTCCAGTAAGCACAGAATAACAACTTCTGTTCTGCAACAAGGTGCTGCCAGACCAGCCTGTTCCCCCAGGGGAATTCCagataatttatatatttttttttcaatgtataTAGTTAGATAgtttcttgtgaaaaaaaatgtaatcctTATACACATCCTAAAACCCAGCAAACAAGATTTAATTCCCCTCTAAGGAGGACAGTAGGTGCTGGAGCACCCTCCACCTCCACTTCCTTGCTCAGCTGTGTGAACAGGAACCAGTATGGTGAAGGGTAATTGTAGGAAAATCCTGGCTTTGCCCTCCCCGAAGTAGTTTCACGCCACGAGTGAGGACCTCAGTGTAATCACTAAACTCAGAACTCAGTGTAATCACTAAAAATAGATTTACCcttgtccctgctccaggctacccctgggaggtgctggcagcCGGGACTGTAACGGGAAGTGACTGGTAGAGTCTCGCAGctggaaaatcacagaaaattaggagcttttggcaaaaaaatcagagcaagtTTAATGACAAAACCCCTCTAAAAGTTTCAGTTTTGGTTTGCTTCCAGGTTCTCCTTTGGAAACtagctctctttctctcttccagcaTACACGAGAGCCTCAGTTACTTGGAGGGCAGAGCCACGGTCTTTCACTCCTGTTACCTCTCAGTGTGTGCAGGCACCGACGCCGAAGAGAAGCCCTCGGCGGTTCTAGGCCACTTTGTCCTGccccctgcctgcctgcaggaaGGTCAGGCCAAAATATCATCTGGGGatgttttcccagggaaatccCCCATGGGTGCAGCCTTGGTGCAAAGTAGAACTGACAGTTATTTGTCTGTAATACAAATATTACAGAGGgacttttccttctgcttgggAGTGGCTCTTCCTCCCAGAGGGCAGAGTATAAATCCATCTATTTAttatcacagaatggcttgaCCTTGAACgttcccagggatggggcagccacagctgctctgggaaacctgtgccaggccctctccagcctcacagggaagaatttcttcccagtatgccatctaaccctgccctctgtcagtttgacccttgtcctgtcactccaggcacttgtcccaagtccctcttcAacccctggagcccctttaggccctggaagtAGCCCtaaggtgtccctggagcctcctctccaggtgagcacccccagctctcccagccaggctccagagcagaggggctccagtCCTTGGAGCATTTCCATGgcttcctctggactctctccagcagctccatgtccttctgATATTGGAGGATCTGGAggagcactgctgctcctgagcaggccagaggggcagaatcctcccctcacctgctgcccctgctgtgGGATGAGCCCAGGACATGTGGCCGGGTCATATCCATGAGCTTCTCATCCACCAGcatccccaagtccttctcctcagggctgctttCAATCCATTCTTGCCCACCCTGaatttgtgcttgggattgccctggcccagggacaggacTTTGCATTTGGGCTTGTCCCCAGAGACACCTGCAGGGCATCACACTGGCAGCAACTGTGCTGACAGAACAGTGCTGTTATTTGTTGTTCTCACAGTCACTGTTTTTGTTGCCCTTGgcagaaatcagaaggaaaattgGCCGGTTTATCTGGGAGAAGGCAGATGACTTTGAAGAACAGGTAAGATGAAAAATTTGCACTCAACATGTATGTGCTGGAGGATGAGCTTGGGCTGAGCAGGAGGCTTTCACAGGAATTCAGGTAAATAAAAAGAGTCTGTATCACCTTGGGAAAAGGAACAGGCAATTCAGGAAGCATTTAAGGATGTCCTTATGTcatgcagaaagaagaaaattagagATGTCAAAGCTCAGTTAGAACTTAATCTGGCCACCGCTGTAAAGGATAATACttttataaatactttttttacaACAAGAGGGACAAGGAAAACCTCTGTTCTTTATTCCAGTGTCCATCACCAAAGACtaggaaaaggctgaggtacttaACACCTTCTTTTCCTCAGTCTTCAACACTAAGACTGGTTGTATCAGGACAAATAGCCCCCTGAGCTGGTAGACAGGAATGGGGAGCAGAATGGACCCCCAGAaatccaggaggaggcagtcagtGACCTGCTGTGCCACTTAGATGCTCACAAGTCCATGTGCCTGGATGGGATCCATCCCTGGGTGATGAGGAGCTGGAAGAAGTTGCCAAGCCACTCTTCATCATTAATCATTAGTCCTGGCTCACTGGAGAGGTCCCAGATGATGAGGTATCAGTGTGACACCCATCCACAAGAAGGACTGGAAGGAGGATCCAGGGAATTACAGGTCTTTCAGTATGACCTGTGGCAGGGAAAGTTATGGAGCAGATCACTTTGAGTGCCATCACATAGCCCATACAGGAAAACCAAGGGATCAGCCCCAGCCAGCGTGGATTTTGGAGGGACAGGTCCTACCTGACCagcctgatttccttttatgatGAGGGGACCCAGCTGGTGAATGatggaaaggctgtggatgtgcCTACCTGGATatcagcaaagcctttgacagctttccacagcatttcctggaaaaattcAGCCCACAGCTTGGACAATTGGTGTCCAGTCACCAGTGGTGCCCCCCAGGGATCAGCGTTGAGCCCAATCCTATTCAGTATCTTTATTGATGATCTAAATGAGGGGATTCAGTCCAGCACTAGCAGATGCacagatgacaccaagttgAGTGGGAGTGTGGTTCTTctggagggtaggaaggctctgctgAGGGACCCAGAGAGGCTGGAGCTATGGGCCAAGGTCTGcgtcctgcactttggccacagTAACCCCTGCAGAGCTACAGCCTGAGATGAGTGGCTGGAAAGTGGCCCAACAAGAAGAGTCCTGGGAGTGCTGGTCAactgcagctgaacatgagcacAGCTGGCCAAGAATGCCAGTGGCACCTGGCCTGAGTTagtagtgtggccagcaggaccaggaggtGATTTTTCCCCTGTTatgggcactgctgaggcccCATGTCCAGCTCTGGACCCCCCCTCAATTGAATTCAGGGAGGATATTTTGGTGCTGGAGCAGAcccagagaaggaaacagagctggggaagggtctggagcaccaggagtggctgagagagctggcagggctcagcctggagaaaaggaggctcaggagggatcttctggctctgcacaagtccctgacaggagggtggaGCTGGGTGGGGGTCAGGCACTGCTCCCAGGGGACAGTGGACAGGATAAGAGGACACTGCcttaagctgcaccaggagaggttcaggttgCACAtcagagaatttcttcccagaaggGGTGATCcggcattggaatgggctgcccagaaTGACTGGACATTACATTCAGTACTCTGGTCTGGTTGAAAAGGTGGTGATTGGTCACtgcttggacttgatgatcttttccaacctaactGATTCTGATTCcttgtgtttgctgtgctgtgcgTCCCTCCCAGCATGACATCCTGAGGGGGACAGCACTGGATGGATTGTCTCCCTTGCCCAGACAGATCTAGTCTTCCAGCAGTGTGCTGTTCCAGGGCTTCCAACTGCCACAGGCTGAGCTCAACCCTTTGGTGTGGTGTTTTCCTTCCCCATGTCATTGCCAACTCTCCTCTCAGAGCAACTTCCCAGCACTTTTGTAGCAGGAATGCTGTTAGATTTAAAATTTAACTCTGAATTATGCTTGAAATCATGAGCCCTAAAAACTTGTGCACTTGGAGTGTGACCCAGGTGCTCTGCAGGTGACTCACAGCACAATTTTGTAACTTACCCTTGTGCTGATATTCACAGCCCAACGAAAACCTGACAGAGGAACCTGAAGTGACAAGAAGTGTCTGTGAGGAAGAATCAGAGGAGGAGGCACTAGACCTGGTTGAAAGGTATTTTCCTACCGTGGGTGCTGGGATTTGAATGCCCTCCCAAATCCAAGCAACCCTAACACATAGGAACTaacacacagaattttttttcccctcctgatACAGCAGTGAAGAAACAGACTCTGAAGCACCTAGCCAGGGAGAATTTCCATACCGTGCCCTCCAGGAATACCCCAAAAATAACATGGTGACAGGTAAATACAGCTGGAAAGGGCTGTGGATGGGGCAGATGGAGCAGGGACTCAGTGAGGCCACTTTCCCTCCACAGGCTATGCCTCTGCACGGGACATGAAGAAATATGAGGGGGAACTCCACGACTTTATCCCTGGCACCTCGGGCTATGCAGCGTACTGGGTTCAAAGCAAACTTAACATTCACTGTGAGAAGACcaaaatgaagaggaaattgTAAGGTACAGGTGGCTGGAACAGCAAAAACTTCAATGTAAGAGCTGCCAGATGATTTCTAAATTATTCGACTGCAGCTCAGAGTGTTCAAAGTATTATTTAAGTACTGGCTACAGTTAttgcagtattttcttctttaagtaACTACTTAAACTAAATTTCGCAAACATAAATACAGACATTTCTCTCCAAAAcacaagtattttctttttattccaggGTAGGGGAGTGGTGGTGATGGTTTACGCTGTGTTTAACTAGTTTAAGCAAGTTTTCCTTGGAGGGACACACCAAGGTCTCCTTACTTTCATTTAATCAAGGAATTTTAAGACTTTTCCCTTTCACGTAAGCACTTAGAAGTGACCAATAGGGTTATAAAAAGCAACTTTTATTGTGGAACAGCCTGACCCCTGGGCTGTCCATTTGGAGGAAGCACAGGCAAATCTAGGACAGGCTCCCACAAGCTCCAAGGAGTTGCCATGGTTGTTCTCTGCCACTCCCCCATAGGCAGGAGATCCTCTGAAGTAACAGCTTTGCACCTCACACCCCAAATTGCCAGGAAAGAACCCAAAAAGATGCTGGTACACATGAAGGTGTTGAGCCCTCCTCATGCTCCAATGCAGCACCCCAAGAACCCACCTCCCTCATCCCTTGGGTGTCTAAAGACCAGGCAGGCTGAGATGGTTTCCTCACGTTTATTGGAAAagtgacacacagggacagactCAGAGCGCTCCTCGGGGCGTCTTGAAGTTCATTCCCACTGTGGGCTGTGTCACCTGCAGGTTGGACAGGCTGCCAAAATCCTGGAAAACAGCATGGGAAAACGATGGGATCAGTCACAGCATCCTTCCCACTGACAATGGACACAAATTCCTCTGGAAAGGTGCTGTGGACAGCACAAAAGGTAGACACAGGTCTCCTTAAGAAGGGGAGATCCCAATCCCTGCTCCAGAGATTGACTCCTTGGTGAAGGAATCATCAGAATAGAGGGCAAGGAACACCCCACTGTGCTGGTGGCAAAGCCCCCGTGCCTCTGCCCTTTCAAAAGTCATACATGAATTAACCCTCCCACAGGACCCAGGACAGAGAGATGCCCCAGACACCATCCAGCCactcagggcagcaggagctgtgccagggataTGCCAGTAGCTGAACAGTTGTGGCCACTAACCAGGAGCTTCAGCATTTCCTTGGTGTCTGGGTCCACTTCAATGATCTCCTGGTCAAGGGCAGAGACCTGGGgacagaaaggagagaaaaggtgTGATTGATAAAGCCCCACAACTACCgaggtgtccccacagccactctggtcccatcccactgctgtggggaacagttccagcagcagagccaggagcattgtttgcttttctgactGTACACTACAAGAGGCCACTGGCAGTAGAGAGAAAAGcctgttttcctgttttatgGCAAATCTTTGGAAACTGAGGCCCAACCTGCTCCAGGCCaaggctgctgaggagctg from Sylvia atricapilla isolate bSylAtr1 chromosome 13, bSylAtr1.pri, whole genome shotgun sequence includes the following:
- the TERB2 gene encoding telomere repeats-binding bouquet formation protein 2 is translated as MFRGHRAWFSQSVSPGPRGLWADGGGTIAHWLDADYLFSSDAAHPDTRSIHESLSYLEGRATVFHSCYLSVCAGTDAEEKPSAVLGHFVLPPACLQEEIRRKIGRFIWEKADDFEEQPNENLTEEPEVTRSVCEEESEEEALDLVESSEETDSEAPSQGEFPYRALQEYPKNNMVTGYASARDMKKYEGELHDFIPGTSGYAAYWVQSKLNIHCEKTKMKRKL